One Cyanobacteria bacterium QS_8_64_29 DNA segment encodes these proteins:
- a CDS encoding RNA-binding protein translates to MSIYIGNLSYEVTQQDLNAVFGDYGTVKRTYLPTDRETGRKRGFGFVEMANEAEETAAIEAFDGAEWMGRTLKVNKARPREEKKG, encoded by the coding sequence ATGTCCATCTATATCGGTAACCTCTCTTACGAGGTAACGCAGCAAGATCTAAACGCCGTTTTTGGCGATTACGGCACCGTTAAGCGCACCTACCTTCCCACCGACCGCGAAACCGGCCGCAAGCGAGGCTTCGGCTTTGTCGAGATGGCCAATGAAGCCGAAGAGACCGCGGCTATTGAGGCGTTCGACGGCGCCGAGTGGATGGGCCGAACCCTCAAGGTCAACAAAGCCCGCCCGCGCGAGGAGAAAAAAGGCTAG
- a CDS encoding alpha/beta hydrolase has product MRAFESKIVSLSPEFYGWQGYRCSYECWQPSSATNPGPPLVLIHPIGVGLSRRFWWRFCRQWQQQGHPHALYNLDLLGCGDGDLPRWAYTPADWGSQLCCFLETVVQAPPLVVVQGASLPIALELVRQEPQTSIRGLVLVGPPARSVIRDRAPLWRQRLLWLLLSSPLGWAFFQYARRPQFLRSFSQQRLFARAEAVDREWLELLAVGARDSRSRYAVLSFLAGFWRQNYAALLPAVAQPTLVLVGDAATSISRRAAPETPQQRLEAYRQQLPNAQGQTIAGRNVLPYEATAAVEAVIAPFARSLAR; this is encoded by the coding sequence ATCCGAGCGTTTGAGTCCAAGATCGTGTCACTGTCCCCTGAGTTTTACGGTTGGCAAGGCTATCGCTGCAGCTACGAGTGCTGGCAGCCGTCGAGTGCCACCAATCCAGGACCCCCTCTAGTCCTGATTCATCCCATTGGCGTCGGACTCTCGCGGCGCTTTTGGTGGCGCTTCTGCCGCCAGTGGCAGCAGCAGGGGCATCCCCATGCCCTCTATAACCTGGACTTGCTGGGATGCGGCGATGGCGACCTGCCGCGCTGGGCTTACACGCCAGCCGATTGGGGCAGCCAGTTGTGCTGCTTTTTGGAGACTGTGGTTCAAGCCCCGCCGCTGGTCGTCGTACAGGGGGCATCGCTGCCCATCGCGCTCGAGCTGGTCCGGCAGGAGCCCCAAACCAGCATTCGCGGCCTAGTTCTGGTGGGGCCGCCAGCTCGATCGGTCATCCGCGATCGCGCCCCTCTCTGGCGGCAGCGGCTGCTGTGGCTGTTGCTGAGCTCGCCGCTGGGTTGGGCTTTCTTTCAGTACGCTCGCCGGCCTCAGTTTCTACGCTCGTTTTCGCAGCAGCGGCTGTTTGCGCGCGCTGAGGCGGTGGATCGCGAGTGGTTGGAACTGCTGGCAGTTGGCGCCCGCGATAGCCGAAGCCGCTACGCGGTGCTTTCGTTTCTGGCAGGCTTTTGGCGGCAGAACTACGCGGCCCTGCTACCGGCAGTCGCCCAGCCGACACTCGTGCTGGTGGGCGATGCCGCGACCAGCATCAGCCGTCGGGCAGCGCCCGAGACGCCCCAGCAGCGGCTGGAGGCGTACCGGCAGCAGCTCCCCAACGCGCAGGGGCAAACGATTGCCGGTCGCAACGTCCTGCCCTACGAAGCCACAGCTGCTGTCGAGGCGGTGATCGCGCCCTTTGCCCGTTCGCTCGCGCGCTAG
- the tsaB gene encoding tRNA (adenosine(37)-N6)-threonylcarbamoyltransferase complex dimerization subunit type 1 TsaB, with product MREADAYGLALQSASPQLGAAVGAIGGELRTQSWDLGWELATHLQLCLAQFLPPLAWRDLSWLAVAIGPGSFTGTRAGVATARVLAQQLALPLFGISTLAAVARSQPALLQPEGTIAVRMPARRNQQFGAIYRVTPDGQGLLPALADTAMTAADWQQTLAAQPADCQVVEAPPQLGATASGVWHLAARAWQQGERPHWSQAAPFYGQHPVG from the coding sequence ATGCGCGAAGCCGATGCCTACGGCCTCGCCTTGCAATCCGCGAGCCCGCAGCTGGGCGCTGCGGTGGGGGCGATAGGCGGCGAGCTCCGCACCCAAAGCTGGGATTTGGGCTGGGAGCTGGCGACGCACTTGCAGCTCTGCTTGGCCCAGTTCCTGCCGCCGCTGGCGTGGCGCGATTTGAGCTGGCTTGCCGTTGCCATTGGTCCGGGTAGCTTTACCGGCACGCGCGCCGGCGTGGCAACCGCGCGCGTGCTAGCCCAGCAGCTGGCCTTGCCGCTGTTTGGCATCTCCACGCTGGCGGCGGTGGCGCGATCGCAACCGGCGCTGCTGCAGCCGGAGGGCACCATCGCCGTCCGGATGCCAGCACGCCGCAACCAGCAATTTGGGGCCATCTACCGGGTCACCCCGGACGGGCAGGGCCTGCTGCCAGCGCTGGCCGATACCGCCATGACAGCAGCTGACTGGCAGCAAACCCTGGCAGCGCAACCGGCCGACTGCCAGGTGGTGGAAGCGCCACCCCAGCTGGGCGCAACGGCAAGCGGGGTTTGGCACTTAGCCGCTCGAGCCTGGCAGCAGGGGGAGCGACCGCACTGGTCACAGGCCGCCCCGTTCTACGGCCAGCACCCAGTGGGCTAG
- a CDS encoding heat-inducible transcriptional repressor HrcA has protein sequence MADERKLTERHQQILRATVRRYVATAEPVSSKSLAGNRDFAVSPATIRNAMGWLEQAGLLFQPHTSAGRIPSDWGYRLYVDRLIEPDERLGSQTERFLNQRLDAETGNLEALLHGAAQLLGTLSGYIALVTWPQTPHHTLKHLQLVRLDSGRVMLIVVTDAYETQSVLMGPSRADGADRGPDERELQVLSNFLNHKLRGRSLAAIACLDWSELDREFQQYARLISSILQALRERSHALTSAPIVVRGISEVLRQPEFSQLQQVQTLLHLLEAEPDQLWPLMFELPASEGSEGSEGSERNATVRIGSENPLEPMRSCTLISAHYCQADRPVGSVGLIGPTRMLYESAIALVEAVAGYLSATLNPSDP, from the coding sequence ATGGCTGACGAGCGCAAGCTGACCGAGCGCCACCAGCAGATCCTGCGGGCTACCGTTCGCCGTTACGTCGCCACAGCCGAGCCCGTTAGTTCCAAATCGCTGGCCGGCAATCGCGACTTTGCCGTCAGCCCAGCCACGATCCGCAATGCCATGGGGTGGCTGGAGCAGGCCGGTTTGCTGTTTCAGCCGCACACCTCGGCCGGTCGCATTCCGTCGGACTGGGGGTATCGGCTCTATGTCGATCGCCTAATCGAACCCGACGAGCGCTTGGGGAGCCAAACCGAGCGCTTTCTCAACCAGCGCCTGGATGCCGAAACCGGCAACTTAGAAGCTCTGCTTCACGGGGCCGCCCAGCTGCTGGGCACCCTCAGCGGCTACATTGCGCTGGTTACCTGGCCGCAGACGCCCCACCACACCCTCAAGCACCTGCAACTAGTGCGGCTGGATTCGGGTCGGGTGATGCTGATTGTGGTGACCGATGCCTACGAGACCCAGTCGGTGCTGATGGGGCCCTCGAGGGCAGACGGCGCTGATCGGGGACCGGACGAGCGAGAGCTACAGGTTCTCTCCAACTTTTTGAATCACAAGCTGCGCGGGCGATCGCTGGCTGCCATCGCCTGCCTCGACTGGAGCGAGCTGGATCGCGAGTTCCAGCAGTACGCCCGCCTCATTAGCAGCATCCTGCAAGCGCTGCGCGAGCGCAGCCACGCGCTGACCTCAGCCCCCATCGTCGTCCGCGGCATCTCGGAGGTCCTGCGCCAGCCCGAATTTTCGCAGCTGCAGCAAGTTCAGACGCTGCTCCATCTGTTGGAAGCCGAGCCCGATCAGCTTTGGCCGCTGATGTTCGAGCTGCCGGCCAGCGAGGGTAGCGAGGGTAGCGAGGGTAGCGAGCGGAACGCAACAGTGCGCATTGGCTCGGAAAATCCGCTGGAGCCCATGCGCAGCTGCACGCTCATCTCGGCTCATTACTGCCAGGCTGATCGCCCGGTGGGTAGCGTGGGCCTCATCGGTCCCACGCGCATGCTCTACGAAAGCGCGATCGCGCTGGTCGAGGCGGTCGCTGGCTATTTGTCTGCCACGCTCAACCCTAGCGACCCCTAA
- a CDS encoding DUF2834 domain-containing protein: protein MWRTIAFSLLWVGLVAYAFALAPPNSPETPALLRQLASGQWQDLNPLLVALFNLMGIWPIAYASVLASDGSGQPVRAWPFALTAFAVGAFALLPYLALRRANPTLAGGKSGPLKLLDRRATGILLLIASVPLLGYGLLWGDWHAFAQQWQSNRFVHVMSLDFCLLCALFPSLLGDDMARRGLHEPAVFWAVSLIPLLGPLAYLSARPPLPEGSGVAHQASPH, encoded by the coding sequence GTGTGGCGCACCATTGCATTCAGCTTGCTGTGGGTGGGCTTGGTTGCCTACGCGTTCGCGCTGGCACCGCCCAACAGCCCAGAGACGCCCGCGCTCCTCCGGCAGCTAGCCAGCGGCCAGTGGCAAGATCTCAACCCGCTGCTGGTGGCCCTGTTTAACCTCATGGGGATCTGGCCCATTGCCTACGCCAGCGTGCTGGCCAGCGATGGCAGCGGCCAACCCGTTCGCGCCTGGCCCTTTGCCCTGACCGCCTTTGCCGTGGGCGCGTTTGCGCTCCTGCCGTATTTGGCTCTGCGCCGCGCTAACCCCACCTTGGCCGGGGGCAAAAGCGGCCCGCTCAAGCTGCTCGATCGCCGTGCCACTGGGATCTTGCTGTTGATCGCGAGCGTGCCGCTGCTGGGCTACGGCCTGCTGTGGGGCGACTGGCACGCGTTCGCCCAGCAATGGCAGAGCAACCGCTTCGTCCACGTTATGAGCCTGGATTTCTGCCTGCTGTGCGCGCTGTTTCCGTCGCTGCTTGGCGATGACATGGCGCGACGCGGCCTGCACGAGCCGGCCGTCTTTTGGGCCGTGAGCCTCATCCCGCTGCTCGGGCCGTTGGCCTATTTGAGCGCGCGGCCGCCCTTGCCCGAAGGCAGCGGGGTGGCACATCAGGCCAGCCCGCATTGA
- a CDS encoding NADH:ubiquinone oxidoreductase, producing the protein MCRLASWDMGRFVRTLAYFGAIPLLDKLPGLKPTEETPRPQPATPASQQRSGTILVAGATGGVGQRVVQQLRERGYPVRGLVRSIERARPLLGEQLDLYEGDITVAESLQPSLMQGVTAVICCTGTRVQPVEGDTPDRQKYYQGVTYYDPEIAASTPETVEYRGTSNLAALAAQQVRAPGARMLFDFCAPSAQEQAAWGALDDAVMGGVSESSFSMAGDSAVFAGNVSTENNGGFASVRTRNFDPPLDLSDCDGVRLRVKGDGKRYKFFLRSDSRWDGIGYGYSFDTVPDRWIDVEIPFKAVTPTFRARTREDAAPFDPGQLHSLQLMLSKFEFDRELNPTFEPGPFALQVATIEAYRDWPGSQFVMVSSAGVTRPERADLDWEQQPPAVRMNEQLGGILSWKRRAEGSVRQSGLPYTILRPCALTEASGGKPLQLAQGDEITGQVSRDAIAELCVQAIAEPQARNKTVEVREAPAGGRGTAAWQDLQPDPSV; encoded by the coding sequence ATGTGTCGGTTGGCATCTTGGGACATGGGGCGCTTCGTTAGGACCTTGGCGTATTTTGGGGCCATTCCGCTACTGGACAAACTGCCCGGCCTCAAGCCCACGGAGGAGACCCCGCGGCCCCAGCCAGCTACCCCCGCCAGCCAGCAGCGTAGCGGCACCATCTTGGTTGCCGGGGCAACTGGCGGCGTGGGCCAGCGCGTCGTGCAGCAGCTCCGGGAGCGCGGTTATCCGGTGCGGGGCCTGGTGCGCAGCATCGAGCGCGCTCGCCCCCTACTGGGCGAGCAACTCGATCTCTATGAAGGCGACATCACCGTTGCCGAGAGCCTGCAGCCGTCCCTCATGCAAGGGGTCACCGCCGTCATTTGCTGTACGGGGACGCGGGTGCAGCCGGTGGAAGGCGATACCCCCGACCGGCAAAAGTACTATCAGGGGGTCACCTACTACGACCCCGAAATTGCCGCATCCACACCTGAGACAGTGGAATACCGCGGCACGAGCAACCTGGCAGCGCTGGCCGCGCAGCAGGTGCGGGCGCCCGGCGCGCGGATGCTGTTTGACTTCTGTGCCCCTTCAGCCCAGGAACAAGCTGCCTGGGGCGCCCTTGATGATGCGGTCATGGGCGGGGTCAGCGAGAGCAGCTTCTCAATGGCTGGCGACAGTGCTGTTTTTGCCGGCAACGTTTCCACCGAAAACAACGGTGGCTTTGCCTCGGTGCGCACGCGCAACTTCGATCCGCCGCTCGATCTGAGCGATTGCGACGGCGTACGGTTGCGCGTCAAAGGGGATGGCAAGCGCTATAAGTTTTTCCTACGCAGCGACAGCCGCTGGGACGGCATCGGCTATGGTTATAGCTTCGATACCGTGCCCGATCGCTGGATCGATGTCGAGATTCCCTTCAAAGCAGTGACGCCCACCTTCCGCGCCCGCACCCGAGAGGACGCAGCCCCCTTCGATCCCGGCCAGCTCCATTCGCTGCAGCTGATGCTGAGCAAATTCGAGTTCGATCGCGAGCTCAACCCCACCTTCGAGCCGGGCCCGTTTGCACTGCAGGTCGCTACCATCGAGGCCTATCGGGATTGGCCCGGATCGCAGTTTGTCATGGTGAGCTCGGCCGGCGTCACGCGACCCGAGCGCGCCGATCTGGACTGGGAGCAGCAACCGCCCGCAGTCCGCATGAACGAGCAACTCGGCGGCATCCTGAGCTGGAAGCGTCGGGCCGAAGGCAGCGTGCGCCAGAGCGGGTTGCCCTACACCATCCTGCGGCCCTGCGCGCTCACCGAAGCAAGCGGCGGCAAGCCGCTACAGCTGGCGCAGGGCGACGAGATTACCGGTCAGGTCAGCCGGGATGCGATCGCCGAGCTGTGCGTGCAAGCCATCGCCGAGCCGCAAGCGCGCAACAAAACAGTTGAGGTCCGCGAAGCGCCTGCAGGGGGTCGTGGGACGGCAGCCTGGCAAGACCTCCAGCCCGATCCGAGCGTTTGA
- the queC gene encoding 7-cyano-7-deazaguanine synthase QueC — MTVKAVVLLSGGLDSATVLYRARADGLACHTLAFDYQQRHQRELDAAAAITHAAGASQHQLARIDLSLWGGSALTDRERELPQNRDRAAMAQSIPATYVPARNTIFLSFALSYAEAIGAERVYIGVNALDYSGYPDCRPDYIQAMQAVFRLGTKQGRQGQPIAIETPLLALKKSEIVELGERLGVPWALTWSCYAGGERACGTCDACRLRLQAFDELGLRDPLPYAPLDRA, encoded by the coding sequence ATGACGGTTAAAGCCGTGGTTTTGTTGTCCGGTGGGCTGGATTCAGCCACCGTTTTGTACCGCGCCCGGGCGGACGGTTTGGCCTGCCATACCCTAGCCTTCGACTACCAGCAGCGCCACCAGCGCGAGCTGGATGCGGCAGCGGCGATCACGCATGCTGCTGGAGCCTCTCAGCATCAGCTCGCTCGCATCGATCTGAGCCTCTGGGGCGGATCGGCCCTAACCGATCGCGAGCGCGAGCTCCCCCAAAACCGCGATCGGGCGGCCATGGCCCAAAGCATTCCGGCAACCTACGTTCCGGCGCGCAACACCATCTTTTTGAGCTTTGCCCTCTCCTATGCTGAAGCCATCGGCGCCGAGCGCGTCTACATCGGCGTCAACGCCCTGGACTACTCCGGCTATCCCGACTGCCGGCCGGACTACATCCAGGCCATGCAGGCGGTGTTTCGGTTGGGGACCAAGCAAGGCCGCCAGGGACAACCGATTGCCATCGAGACGCCGCTGCTGGCGCTTAAAAAGTCCGAGATCGTCGAGTTGGGCGAGCGGCTGGGCGTCCCTTGGGCGCTGACCTGGTCCTGCTATGCCGGGGGCGAGCGCGCTTGCGGCACCTGCGATGCCTGCCGCTTGCGCCTGCAGGCCTTTGACGAGCTAGGCCTGCGCGACCCGCTGCCCTATGCTCCGCTTGATCGGGCGTAG
- a CDS encoding oxidoreductase: MHHPRADATERHAPLRVGAIGVGNMGQHHTRIFSLLPDVELVGVADIDVERGLAIAQQYQIDFYESYRELLPHVDAACIAVPTRLHYRVGLDCLHAGVHVLMEKPIAASLVEAEALVEAATAAGAILQVGHIERFNPTFSELRQILQAETPLALEAHRLSPHPQQASDVSVVMDLMIHDLDLLLELMAAPPVKLAASGSQTASSQQLDYVTATVGFANGLLATLTASKVAHRKTRRIAAHCQHALAEADLLGNEVSIYRHAAARGSTDCHAAWHRQDCDLEQVQAQQIEPLHAEIAHFIRCIRNGARPSVGGEQALQALRLATWVEQMALTDRADTCNGAAAPTTSLSPLPLEFAESCRDSGQRG, from the coding sequence ATGCATCACCCAAGAGCCGATGCCACGGAGCGGCATGCCCCCCTGCGCGTAGGCGCAATTGGGGTGGGTAATATGGGGCAACACCACACCCGCATCTTTAGCCTGCTGCCGGACGTCGAGCTGGTTGGCGTTGCCGATATTGACGTCGAGCGCGGCCTTGCGATCGCCCAGCAGTACCAGATCGACTTCTACGAAAGCTATCGCGAGCTGCTGCCGCATGTCGATGCGGCTTGCATTGCCGTCCCCACGCGCCTGCACTACCGCGTTGGCCTGGATTGCCTGCATGCCGGCGTGCACGTGCTGATGGAAAAACCCATCGCTGCCAGCCTTGTTGAGGCCGAGGCCCTGGTCGAGGCCGCAACGGCAGCCGGCGCGATTTTGCAAGTAGGCCACATCGAGCGCTTCAATCCCACCTTTAGCGAGCTGCGGCAGATCCTGCAGGCCGAAACGCCGCTAGCGCTGGAAGCCCACCGCTTGAGCCCCCATCCCCAACAGGCCAGCGATGTCTCGGTCGTGATGGATCTGATGATCCACGATCTGGACCTACTACTAGAGCTCATGGCGGCCCCACCTGTCAAACTGGCCGCCAGCGGCAGCCAAACCGCCAGCTCGCAGCAGTTGGACTACGTTACGGCCACCGTAGGCTTTGCCAACGGCCTGCTGGCAACGCTGACCGCTAGCAAAGTAGCCCATCGCAAAACGCGCCGCATTGCGGCTCACTGCCAGCACGCCCTAGCCGAAGCTGACTTGCTCGGCAATGAAGTCTCCATTTACCGGCACGCCGCCGCTCGAGGCAGCACTGACTGCCATGCCGCTTGGCACCGCCAAGATTGCGACCTAGAGCAAGTTCAGGCCCAGCAGATCGAACCGTTGCATGCCGAGATCGCGCATTTCATCCGCTGCATTCGCAACGGCGCTCGCCCCTCGGTTGGGGGCGAGCAGGCGCTCCAAGCCCTGCGCCTGGCCACTTGGGTGGAGCAAATGGCCCTGACCGATCGCGCGGACACCTGCAACGGTGCTGCAGCGCCCACCACATCGCTCTCGCCCCTCCCCTTGGAGTTTGCCGAAAGCTGCCGCGATTCCGGACAGCGTGGTTAA
- a CDS encoding histidinol-phosphate aminotransferase (catalyzes the formation of L-histidinol phosphate from imidazole-acetol phosphate and glutamate in histidine biosynthesis), with protein MPEGDASAGLAALRSDLAELVAYETQTDGANGSEGAAELPDKLDANECPFDLPAALKQELARYYERAIAANRYPDGSHASLKRAIATYASESAAASISPDSIALGHGSDELIRSLLIATCLGRPSSVLVAQPTFAMYGIIARTLGVPVVSIGRSESDFAIDLAAAQRAIAEAREAPVRVVFVAHPNSPTGNLLSAAELDWLRSLPERILVAIDEAYFEFSQHSLAGELAQRPNWIVLRTFSKAFRLATHRVGYGIAHPQPIAALEKIRLPYNLSGMAQAAAQFALDRRQQLLAAVPTIQSERERLRMALEQIPNVRVWPSAANFLYLRPTPPPSAAAVASALQASGTLARHTGGGIRLSVGSRAQNERALARLQAALQAHSSAPTS; from the coding sequence ATGCCCGAGGGCGATGCGAGTGCTGGCTTGGCAGCGCTGCGAAGCGACCTTGCCGAGCTGGTGGCCTACGAGACCCAAACCGATGGGGCCAATGGCAGCGAGGGGGCAGCCGAGCTGCCCGATAAGCTCGACGCCAACGAATGCCCGTTCGATCTGCCAGCGGCCCTCAAGCAAGAGCTCGCCCGCTACTACGAGCGCGCTATCGCGGCCAATCGCTACCCCGATGGCAGCCACGCCAGCCTCAAGCGCGCCATCGCCACCTACGCCAGCGAGTCCGCAGCTGCCAGCATCAGTCCTGATAGCATCGCGCTGGGCCATGGGTCCGACGAGCTCATCCGCAGCTTGCTGATCGCCACTTGCTTGGGCCGCCCCAGTTCGGTGCTGGTGGCCCAACCCACTTTTGCTATGTACGGCATTATCGCCCGCACGCTGGGCGTTCCGGTCGTCTCAATCGGTCGTTCGGAATCCGACTTTGCCATCGATTTGGCGGCCGCGCAGCGCGCAATCGCCGAGGCACGCGAGGCACCCGTGCGCGTCGTGTTCGTGGCGCACCCCAACTCGCCCACCGGCAATCTCCTCTCGGCTGCCGAGCTCGACTGGTTGCGCAGCCTGCCCGAGCGCATCCTGGTGGCCATCGACGAAGCCTACTTCGAATTCAGCCAGCACTCGCTCGCCGGCGAGCTCGCCCAACGGCCCAACTGGATCGTGCTGCGCACGTTCTCCAAGGCCTTCCGCCTGGCAACGCACCGCGTCGGCTACGGCATCGCCCATCCCCAACCGATCGCGGCCCTGGAGAAAATTCGCCTGCCTTACAACCTGAGCGGCATGGCGCAGGCAGCGGCGCAGTTCGCCCTCGATCGCCGCCAGCAACTGCTGGCAGCCGTGCCCACCATTCAAAGCGAGCGCGAGCGCCTGCGGATGGCGCTGGAACAAATCCCCAACGTCCGCGTTTGGCCCAGCGCAGCGAACTTTTTGTACTTGCGCCCTACCCCGCCCCCCTCAGCGGCGGCCGTTGCGAGCGCCCTGCAGGCCAGCGGCACGCTCGCGCGCCACACCGGCGGTGGCATCCGGCTCTCGGTGGGATCGCGCGCGCAAAACGAGCGCGCCCTGGCGCGCTTGCAGGCAGCGCTGCAAGCTCACTCGAGCGCCCCAACCTCGTAA
- a CDS encoding SAM-dependent methyltransferase → MADATTEIRPGEVFAETAEFDTRIRELLPHYDSLLDAIVRCVPPGAERILELGCGTGELSHKLLARCPQAQLVGIDYSPRMLAAASDKLQAAGAGDRWQGLELDFGEWANSQHARETGTAFDAIISSLAIHHLSDADKQQLLQQACRSLKAGGAFWNADPLLPEAPALADADDEARMAWAQQHGIDREAVRARIGTSVPCGHSGPDRLATLEAQLQMLREAGFHPVAVPWKHYNLAAFGGFKA, encoded by the coding sequence ATGGCTGACGCGACTACCGAGATCCGGCCGGGCGAAGTCTTTGCCGAGACGGCCGAGTTCGACACCCGCATCCGCGAGCTACTGCCGCACTACGACTCTCTGTTGGACGCCATCGTCCGCTGCGTCCCGCCTGGCGCCGAGCGCATTTTGGAACTGGGGTGCGGGACGGGCGAGCTCAGCCACAAGCTGCTGGCGCGCTGTCCGCAAGCGCAGCTGGTAGGAATCGATTATTCGCCGCGCATGCTGGCGGCGGCAAGCGACAAACTGCAGGCTGCTGGCGCTGGGGATCGCTGGCAGGGCCTGGAACTCGACTTTGGCGAGTGGGCCAACAGCCAGCACGCCCGCGAAACCGGCACCGCGTTCGACGCGATCATCTCCTCGCTTGCCATCCACCACTTGAGCGACGCGGACAAGCAACAACTGTTGCAACAGGCTTGCCGCTCGCTCAAAGCCGGCGGTGCGTTCTGGAACGCCGATCCCCTGCTGCCGGAGGCGCCCGCGCTCGCAGATGCCGACGACGAAGCCCGGATGGCATGGGCGCAGCAGCATGGCATCGACCGCGAAGCCGTGCGCGCCCGCATTGGCACCAGCGTGCCCTGCGGTCACTCCGGCCCTGATCGCTTGGCAACGCTAGAGGCACAGTTGCAGATGCTGCGTGAGGCTGGCTTTCACCCGGTGGCCGTGCCGTGGAAACATTACAATCTGGCTGCCTTCGGCGGCTTTAAGGCCTAG
- a CDS encoding rhodanese-related sulfurtransferase encodes MAQQSASADIPQITVEELARAIADPARPVQAIDVREPEELEIARLDGFANLPLSQQASWAGEIHHRFDAETETLVMCHHGIRSAQMCQWLWQQGFRNVKNVIGGIDAYALAIDSSVPRY; translated from the coding sequence ATGGCCCAGCAGAGTGCAAGTGCCGACATTCCCCAAATCACGGTGGAAGAGCTAGCTCGCGCGATTGCCGACCCAGCGCGGCCGGTTCAGGCAATCGATGTGCGCGAGCCGGAGGAGCTCGAAATCGCCCGCTTGGATGGGTTCGCCAACCTGCCGCTGAGCCAGCAGGCAAGCTGGGCAGGCGAGATCCACCACCGCTTCGATGCCGAAACCGAGACCCTGGTGATGTGCCACCACGGCATCCGCTCCGCGCAGATGTGCCAGTGGCTGTGGCAGCAAGGCTTTCGCAATGTCAAAAACGTCATTGGCGGCATCGACGCGTATGCCCTGGCGATCGACTCGAGCGTGCCGCGCTATTAG
- a CDS encoding GNAT family N-acetyltransferase, whose amino-acid sequence MARTPATVLQRPPHRSRPSPWSLPKAAAIPDSVVKLGKERSSAAVTERLSGSLASVGASGSTGPASPTIRQAQLQDLPWLAALIADSFHPPRGLQAIVHPLFKLGIKLGIQQDLRQRLSARSSVCWVATTGTERGEAIAGTIELARHAGWPRRARGASSTYLSNLAVRPECRRHGIARQLLRCCERTTLEWGARDIYLHVLEGNPAARQLYESSGYRVCRREPDCSAWLLGRSRRLLLHKRL is encoded by the coding sequence ATCGCGCGGACACCTGCAACGGTGCTGCAGCGCCCACCACATCGCTCTCGCCCCTCCCCTTGGAGTTTGCCGAAAGCTGCCGCGATTCCGGACAGCGTGGTTAAATTAGGCAAAGAGCGCTCCTCTGCTGCCGTGACGGAACGCCTTTCTGGTTCGCTGGCCTCGGTGGGGGCAAGCGGTAGTACCGGCCCAGCCAGCCCCACCATTCGCCAGGCCCAGCTGCAAGACCTCCCCTGGCTGGCGGCCCTAATTGCTGACAGCTTCCATCCCCCGCGCGGCCTCCAGGCCATAGTCCACCCCTTGTTCAAGCTGGGCATCAAGCTGGGCATCCAGCAAGATTTGCGCCAGCGCCTGAGCGCCCGCTCGAGCGTGTGTTGGGTTGCCACCACCGGAACCGAGCGGGGCGAGGCGATCGCCGGAACGATCGAGCTGGCCCGCCATGCGGGATGGCCGCGCCGCGCGCGCGGCGCGAGCTCGACCTACCTCTCCAACTTAGCCGTCCGGCCCGAGTGCCGCCGGCACGGCATTGCCCGCCAGCTGTTGCGCTGCTGCGAGCGCACGACGCTCGAGTGGGGCGCTCGGGATATTTACCTCCACGTTTTGGAGGGCAATCCCGCCGCGCGACAGCTCTACGAAAGCAGCGGTTACCGCGTGTGCCGGCGCGAACCGGACTGCAGCGCCTGGTTGTTGGGCCGCTCCCGGCGCCTGCTGCTCCACAAACGGCTATGA
- a CDS encoding EVE domain-containing protein, translating into MPYWLLKSEPQAYSIGDLQQDGRAIWDGVRNYQARNYLRQMQPGDWGFFYHSNTKPPGIAGLMRVTAGNVTDPTQFDPQDPHYDPKSRPEAPRWQTVEVEYWETFARYLSIATLKATFGPEELLAVKRGNRLSVMPVGDSVAERILQMAREAGS; encoded by the coding sequence GTGCCCTACTGGTTGCTGAAATCAGAGCCCCAAGCCTACAGCATCGGCGATCTGCAGCAAGACGGGCGCGCCATTTGGGATGGGGTGCGCAACTACCAGGCGCGCAATTACCTGCGCCAGATGCAGCCCGGCGATTGGGGGTTTTTCTACCACTCCAACACCAAGCCGCCCGGCATCGCGGGCTTGATGCGCGTCACGGCCGGCAACGTCACCGACCCCACCCAGTTTGACCCCCAGGATCCCCACTACGACCCCAAATCCCGCCCGGAGGCACCGCGCTGGCAGACGGTCGAGGTGGAATACTGGGAGACCTTTGCCCGCTACCTATCCATTGCGACGCTCAAGGCCACCTTTGGCCCCGAGGAGCTGCTGGCTGTCAAGCGCGGCAATCGGCTCTCGGTCATGCCGGTTGGCGACTCGGTTGCCGAGCGGATCTTGCAAATGGCGCGCGAAGCGGGCAGTTGA